CTCACCAAAGGCCGGGGCAATATGGACAACACCGGTTCCGTCTGTCAGTGTTACGTAAGAATCACAGGTGACAAAGAACGCTTTTTTCTTCTGCTTCTTCGCACATTCCGCGGCACAGGAAAACAGTGGTTCGTATTCCTTATATTCCAGGTCCTCTCCTTTATATCGTTCCAGAACCTCATAAGCTGACTCTCCTTCTTCCGCAAGCCTGCCGAGCACTTTATCAAGCAGCGCCTCTGCCATATAGTATACATACCCGTCGGCAGCCTTCACCTTCACATAATCCTCCGCCGGATTCACGCAGAGTCCGATATTGGACGGCAGTGTCCATGGGGTTGTCGTCCATGCAAGAATATACGCGTCCTCATCTTTCACTTTAAAGCGCACGATAGCGGAACGCTCTTTCACATCCTTATATCCTTGTGCTACTTCCTGGGCGGAAAGCGGCGTGCCGCAGCGCGGGCAGTAAGGAACGATCTTGAAGCCTTTGTATAAGAGCCCCTTATCCCAGATCTGCTTAAGGGCCCACCACTCAGATTCAATATAATCGTTGTGGTACGTCACGTACGGATTATCCATGTCGGCCCAGAAACCAACTGTATTGGAGAAATCCTCCCACATTCCTTTATATTTCCACACACTTTCTTTACACTTGTCGATAAACGGCTCCAGACCATATTCCTCGATCTGCTCTTTGCCGTCCAGGCCGAGAAGCTTCTCCACCTCCAGCTCCACCGGAAGACCGTGGGTATCCCATCCCGCTTTTCTCGGCACTTCATATCCCTTCATAGTACGGTATCTCGGAATCATATCCTTGATGACACGGGTAAGCACATGGCCGATGTGCGGTTTGCCGTTGGCCGTCGGAGGACCGTCATAAAACATGTAAATGTCGTTGCCGTCCTTCTCCTTCATACTTTTCTCAAAGATGTTGTTCTCTTCCCAGAACTTCTCCGTCGCTTTTTCCCTTTCAACAAAATTCAGATCCGTTGAAACCTTTTTATACATTTCTCTTCCTCCTTGAGCATTGGGGACACGTTTTTTTCTCGTTGGGGACGGGGTATTTCTAAAAAACCTCCGTCCCCAATTTAATTCAGGGTGTCCCTTTTTCATTAATTTTAATATTGGGTCAAAAAAAACTTCCGTCCTGAATAGGACGAAAGCTAAAGCCTCGTTTATAAACCACCTAAACATACTGTCATATGCCTTCCCTGTAACGGGGGAACTCCGTCGGCATCTATTGGGTATTCATACCTTTCGACGACCGCAACTCGGAAGTGATATTCAGATATAACTTACCGGCGCCAGGCTTCCACCATCCCCGACTCTCTATTGCTTTCCGAAATATCTTACTGTCTTCGTCAACATTTTTTTATATTCTGCTTTATTATAGTAAGAAAACCCTTGATAGTCAAGGGTTTTCTCCATTTTAACGTTATTTGGCGTACGTTATTGCGCATTTATAACAGTGGTGATTTTATCGAACATATCGGGCAGCAATGCTCCGGTTTACACGGTGGTTCCGGTCTGCACGGCGGCTCCGGTTTACATGGCGGTTCCGGCTTACAGGGCGGCTCTGGCCTGCACGGTGGTTCCGGTTTACAGGGCGGTTCCGGTCTGTATGGCGGTTCCGGCTTACAGGGCGGCTCTGGCCTGCACGGCGGTTCCGGTCTACATGGCGGCTCCGGCTTACAGGGCGGTTCCGGTCTGCACGGTGGTTCCGGTTTACACGGTGGTTCCGGTCTGCATGGCGGCTCCGGCTTACAGGGCGGCTCCGGTCTGCACGGCGGTTCCGGCGGGTATGGCGGCCATGGCGGCTCCGGCGGGTACGGCGGTCTTGGCGGCCATGGCGGCTCCGGCGGATACGGCGGCCTCGGTGGATACGGTGGCTCCGGCGGATACGGCGGCCTCGGTGGATACGGTGGCTCCGGCGGATACGGCGGATACGGCGGATAAGGTGGATACGGCAGTTCAGGCGGACGTCCCCAGCCCGGATAACATGGCATCATACATGGAAATGGAACCGGAAATCCTCCTGCCCCGCACGAATTATTTGTGTTATTGTTATTATTATTGTTGTTATTATTGTTGATATTAATACCAGCATATCCGCCCTGCCCTTTTGATACGGAACAGTCCACAGACGGATATTCTGCGCATACACAGAGTTCGGCTTCCTGGCCGATCTGCACATCATCAAAAGATGTTCCGATCGGCTGGTAATTCAGGGCGGTGCTCTGTGCCTCCATAGTGATCACCCGCGTTATCGTACCTGTAAAAGATGCCTTAACGGTAAAACAGGCATACTTGCCGCACGTGCGCAGGGCGATATAGAATTCCTGCCCAATTACCGGATCGGAGATCGGATTGCCGCAGAAATCCATAAACGTTACCGAATAATCTTCCCTGCAGCTGCAAAACGGTGTGACAGTGATATCCGGACGGCCGTCAAAACTGGACAGTATCCTAAACGGCCCTATCAGCATTCTGCCGCATACTGTTCGGACCTCATCCGGACATCCTTTGAAAATAAAATACGGGGCTGTTGTATCGGTCGGAAGAACACTCTTGTTGCAGCACTTGATACCACAGTCACCCGTGCAGCATTGATCGTTCGGTGTCGGTGACGGAACAGGAACATCCGGTTCCGCGTCTACATAATCTCCCGCCAGTTTAAGAAGCGCAAGCACTGCGGCGCGCATTCTGTCCGACTTGGGATGTTCATTATCGTCGGCACAGTCGAGAAAATAAACTTCATCCGGCGCGATCTGACCCAGGAGCACCCAGAGGGCAGTCTGAACAACGGCATATGCGTCATTGTCATCCAGCGCCGGACTGGCATCCGGATCTACCCCTGCCAGTGCAAATGTTGCAGCAGCGCTGACCGCAGGATAGGTATTTGCCAAAATCCAGCCGAGCATCTCTTTCTGCCGCTCTGTAGCAGCCGGAAACAGTGTTTCAAAAGGGCGGCTTTCATACGGAACGTCATTGTAGGGTCCATCCGCAAATTTGTCCAGACAATAGACAGGCTTATTCGTACTGCCCAGCAGATTTCCAAAAAACTGAAATATCTGATTGTGGTCATCTCTGTTCAGCCGGTATCTGGATGCAGAAGTATAATCAAGCGAACAGTAGCTTTCTACGCTCGGATTGCCGCCCACAGTTCCGCTGATATCCCGGTCAGAATAAATAATAAAAGGACGTGTGTCCCTTAGTTCTTCTATATCAATCATGAAAATTCCTCCTTACTTATAGATTGGAATAAGAAGATTCTTACATAATTAAGATAT
This is a stretch of genomic DNA from [Clostridium] hylemonae DSM 15053. It encodes these proteins:
- a CDS encoding thioester domain-containing protein, translating into MIDIEELRDTRPFIIYSDRDISGTVGGNPSVESYCSLDYTSASRYRLNRDDHNQIFQFFGNLLGSTNKPVYCLDKFADGPYNDVPYESRPFETLFPAATERQKEMLGWILANTYPAVSAAATFALAGVDPDASPALDDNDAYAVVQTALWVLLGQIAPDEVYFLDCADDNEHPKSDRMRAAVLALLKLAGDYVDAEPDVPVPSPTPNDQCCTGDCGIKCCNKSVLPTDTTAPYFIFKGCPDEVRTVCGRMLIGPFRILSSFDGRPDITVTPFCSCREDYSVTFMDFCGNPISDPVIGQEFYIALRTCGKYACFTVKASFTGTITRVITMEAQSTALNYQPIGTSFDDVQIGQEAELCVCAEYPSVDCSVSKGQGGYAGININNNNNNNNNNNTNNSCGAGGFPVPFPCMMPCYPGWGRPPELPYPPYPPYPPYPPEPPYPPRPPYPPEPPYPPRPPYPPEPPWPPRPPYPPEPPWPPYPPEPPCRPEPPCKPEPPCRPEPPCKPEPPCRPEPPCKPEPPCRPEPPCRPEPPCKPEPPYRPEPPCKPEPPCRPEPPCKPEPPCKPEPPCRPEPPCKPEHCCPICSIKSPLL